In a genomic window of Shouchella clausii:
- the phnC gene encoding phosphonate ABC transporter ATP-binding protein, protein MIEIKNVSKTYPNGTKGLKNIDLTIERGEFVVVVGLSGAGKSTLLRSINRLNEITDGEILIDGLSITKAKGKELRQIRQRTAMIFQSFNLVKRSSVLRNVLSGRVGYHGTLRTVLNLFPKQDVELALQALNRVNILEKAYSRASDLSGGQQQRVAIARALAQEPSVILADEPTASLDPLTTKQVMDDLKRINKEDKITTIVNLHFIDLAREYATRIIGLRAGEVVFDGPVSEATDEKFAEIYGRPIQEDELLGEELDEPASEPASQ, encoded by the coding sequence ATGATCGAAATAAAAAATGTATCGAAAACATATCCAAACGGGACGAAAGGCTTAAAAAATATTGATTTAACGATTGAGCGCGGCGAATTTGTCGTCGTCGTCGGCCTGTCGGGGGCGGGAAAATCAACATTGCTTCGTTCCATTAACCGTTTAAATGAAATTACTGACGGCGAAATTCTCATTGACGGCCTATCCATTACGAAAGCAAAAGGAAAGGAATTGCGGCAAATACGGCAAAGAACGGCGATGATTTTTCAGAGCTTTAATCTCGTAAAACGTTCCTCTGTCTTGCGCAACGTGCTGTCAGGCCGCGTCGGTTACCATGGAACATTGCGGACCGTTTTAAATTTATTTCCTAAGCAGGATGTCGAGCTTGCCTTGCAAGCGCTCAACCGTGTCAATATCCTTGAAAAAGCCTATTCCCGAGCAAGTGATTTGTCTGGCGGCCAACAACAGCGTGTAGCAATTGCTAGAGCACTTGCACAAGAACCGAGCGTCATTTTAGCAGACGAACCAACTGCTTCTCTCGACCCATTGACAACGAAACAAGTTATGGACGATTTAAAACGGATTAATAAAGAAGACAAGATTACAACGATTGTCAACTTGCATTTTATCGATTTGGCGCGAGAGTATGCGACACGGATTATTGGCCTCCGGGCTGGCGAGGTTGTATTTGACGGTCCTGTCTCAGAAGCAACAGATGAAAAATTTGCTGAAATTTACGGGCGCCCGATTCAAGAGGACGAGCTCTTAGGGGAGGAATTGGATGAACCAGCAAGCGAACCTGCCAGTCAATAA
- the phnE gene encoding phosphonate ABC transporter, permease protein PhnE, translating into MNQQANLPVNKPPRTKLYMTLLLLFALIGASAWYIDANPLIILSKWQNVFELVFKMFPPDMTFFVNATQAMLDTIRMALIGTTIGGIISIPILFLCAHNIVNTPWIYQPARIVLNMLRTVPDLLLAAIFAAILGFNTLAGVVALSIFSIGIIAKLSFEAVENIDQGPLESMTSVGANKIQWIVFGVVPQVLPQFTSYVLYTFEINVRAAAILGLVGAGGIGLLYKQAIGFYNFDQVLALILYTFLVVLLIDFISLKIRERLI; encoded by the coding sequence ATGAACCAGCAAGCGAACCTGCCAGTCAATAAGCCCCCCCGGACAAAGCTTTATATGACATTGTTGCTGCTATTTGCCCTTATAGGCGCGAGCGCTTGGTACATAGATGCAAACCCGCTCATTATTTTAAGCAAGTGGCAAAATGTATTCGAACTCGTCTTTAAAATGTTTCCACCTGATATGACTTTTTTTGTGAATGCGACACAGGCAATGCTTGATACGATCCGAATGGCATTAATTGGTACGACGATAGGAGGAATTATCTCCATTCCGATTTTATTCCTTTGCGCACACAATATTGTCAATACGCCTTGGATTTACCAACCTGCCCGGATTGTCTTGAATATGCTGCGGACAGTGCCAGATTTGTTGCTCGCCGCGATCTTCGCCGCCATTCTTGGTTTCAACACATTAGCCGGCGTAGTGGCGCTCAGCATCTTTTCAATCGGGATCATCGCCAAGCTTTCCTTTGAGGCGGTGGAAAACATTGACCAGGGGCCGTTGGAATCGATGACATCAGTTGGCGCCAACAAAATCCAATGGATCGTCTTTGGCGTCGTTCCGCAAGTGTTGCCTCAATTTACGTCCTATGTTCTATACACATTCGAAATTAATGTTCGTGCCGCTGCGATTTTAGGGTTAGTTGGAGCTGGAGGCATTGGACTTTTATACAAACAGGCAATTGGCTTTTACAATTTTGACCAAGTATTGGCGTTAATCCTTTATACATTTTTAGTTGTATTGCTAATCGATTTTATTAGCTTAAAAATTCGGGAGCGTCTCATATGA
- the phnE gene encoding phosphonate ABC transporter, permease protein PhnE, whose protein sequence is MSDLRSTIEKPKKRRIKSAAIILGLLLLYIWGFGGIDYSGITKNAWVITGAIMDGFLNPDWSYVYRPGEVDLISNLLETFAIALVGISLSVVLSFPIAFWAARNLSVKRIVSGSGKSFLSFFRTFPDMVMALLFIAIVGPGPYAGMLALGFSAVGMLGKLYAEEIESIDPGPAEALVAAGANKLQILWFAVVPQVLPGFISATLYRFEINMRSASTLGVVAAGGIGTPLLFAIQGRSWDRVGIILIGLVVFVLIIDLISSALRKKVV, encoded by the coding sequence ATGAGTGATTTAAGAAGCACAATCGAAAAGCCGAAAAAGCGACGGATTAAATCAGCCGCGATTATTCTTGGGCTGTTGCTGCTTTACATTTGGGGCTTTGGCGGCATTGATTATAGCGGGATTACGAAAAATGCCTGGGTGATTACAGGCGCGATCATGGACGGATTTTTAAATCCTGATTGGTCTTATGTATACCGCCCAGGCGAAGTCGATTTAATTTCAAATTTGCTTGAAACGTTTGCAATTGCTCTAGTTGGCATTAGCCTCTCTGTCGTTCTTTCTTTTCCAATTGCATTTTGGGCAGCGAGAAACTTAAGCGTGAAGCGAATTGTCTCAGGATCAGGGAAGTCCTTTTTGAGCTTTTTCCGTACATTCCCTGATATGGTCATGGCGTTGCTATTTATTGCGATTGTAGGCCCAGGCCCGTACGCTGGAATGCTCGCCCTTGGCTTTAGTGCGGTCGGCATGCTTGGCAAATTATATGCCGAAGAAATTGAATCGATTGATCCTGGCCCTGCAGAAGCGCTCGTTGCCGCTGGGGCAAACAAATTGCAAATTCTTTGGTTCGCGGTCGTTCCCCAAGTGTTGCCTGGCTTTATTTCTGCGACATTGTATCGTTTTGAAATCAATATGCGCTCGGCTTCGACACTTGGAGTGGTCGCTGCTGGAGGGATTGGCACGCCGCTTTTGTTTGCCATTCAAGGCAGAAGTTGGGACCGTGTCGGCATTATTTTGATTGGCTTAGTCGTATTTGTGTTGATCATTGATTTAATTTCTAGCGCCTTGCGCAAAAAAGTCGTGTAA
- the proC gene encoding pyrroline-5-carboxylate reductase: protein MPSILFIGAGRMAEAIFSGLLRQPKQPFDSIYVTNRTNKERLGELAQRYAITPVDKHGAIAAKADVLLLAMPPSAHGEVLSELAPMIRDQLIITVAAGIGPSDMEGQLPEGTAAAWIMPNTAAQVGASISLYAFGKNVSGKQKLLVKEIVHAIGAGEELSEEQIHNLTAITGSAPAFVYEFALQLEKLASSYGITDKQARHLVETMLAGSVKMLETGAPPQELRDQVTTPGGATEAGLVSLGNDQFSAMLERAVHAVTDHAKNRN, encoded by the coding sequence TTGCCATCGATTTTATTTATTGGCGCTGGCCGCATGGCTGAAGCAATTTTTTCGGGGTTGTTGCGCCAGCCTAAACAACCATTTGACTCAATTTATGTCACCAATCGCACGAACAAAGAGCGCCTTGGCGAGCTAGCACAACGTTATGCCATTACGCCAGTTGACAAACATGGAGCGATTGCCGCAAAGGCAGATGTCCTTCTGTTAGCGATGCCACCGTCTGCCCATGGAGAAGTCCTTTCCGAGTTGGCCCCTATGATTCGCGACCAACTCATCATCACCGTTGCCGCTGGGATTGGGCCGAGTGACATGGAAGGACAATTGCCGGAAGGAACAGCGGCGGCATGGATTATGCCGAATACGGCGGCACAAGTTGGCGCATCGATCAGCCTTTACGCATTCGGGAAAAACGTATCTGGGAAGCAAAAGCTGCTAGTGAAAGAGATTGTTCACGCCATCGGAGCAGGGGAAGAGCTTTCAGAAGAGCAAATTCATAATTTGACCGCCATCACAGGCAGTGCGCCAGCTTTTGTCTATGAATTCGCGCTGCAACTTGAAAAATTGGCTTCATCCTACGGCATCACCGATAAACAAGCGCGACATTTGGTGGAAACGATGCTTGCCGGCAGCGTAAAGATGTTGGAAACGGGCGCTCCCCCACAAGAACTGCGTGACCAAGTGACGACGCCTGGCGGTGCGACTGAAGCAGGGCTTGTTTCCCTTGGCAACGACCAATTTTCCGCGATGCTTGAACGTGCGGTTCACGCTGTGACAGACCACGCAAAAAACAGAAATTAA